The following is a genomic window from Hymenobacter gelipurpurascens.
CCCCTGCAGAGTTTGAAGAGGCTGCGGTACTGGACTGGGCATTGCTGCGGCCCAATGGCTCGGAGGAGGGCAATCATTTAGGTAAATTTCTGGAGCTCGAAGAGCGCCTGGCCGCCCTATCTGACCACTAAATGCCAGCCAAGTGGCCTAGCGGCTGAGGCTTTTTAGTAGCTTGCGGAGGGCCGGCCCTATGACAGGCGGTGGCTTTATCACCTCCCGTTTTATGACTTCGCGCACTATTCTAGGCCTCTTGTTATGCAACTCGCTGCTCTGCTTGGGCACGCTGACCGCCGGGGCGCAGCAGCTCCGCAACGATGCTCCCGTTTCGGCCAACGCCCCTACCGACAGGCCCCTTTCGGTACTGAAGACGGAAGACGATAAAGGTCTGCATCAGCTAGACAAGGTCATTGCCCCTGCCGTGAAACAGGCCCGCCGAACGCTGCCCCAAGCCAAACAGCGCTTCCAGAGTGGCCTAGCGGCCGGCCAGGCCTTTTTCCTGACTACGCGCATTTATGATGCTGATGGCCGTTTCGAGCAGGTGTTTGTGCGGGTGCGAGAATGGCAGGGATCTTCCATCAAAGGCATCATTGCCAGCGACCTTGCGGTAGTGCAGCAGTACCAGACCGGGCAACTCATCGAGTTTCCGGAAAAAGCGGTGCTCGACTGGACAATTAGCCAGCCAGATGGTTCTGAGGAAGGCAACTTTGTCGGAAAGCTGATGGATACCTTGCAGTAGGAAAGCAGCCTGGCCCGGCGGCTTTTCCGTAAATTTGAATACCCCGCTTTGTTTACCCACCCAACCTTTCGTGTTATGTCTGCTACTACCTCCCATACTTCCGCCCCTACCTTGCGCGGCCGCAGCCAAGAGCTCATGGCGCTCGAAGATCAATACGGCGCCCACAACTACCACCCGCTCCCGGTAGTGCTCAACCGGGGCGAAGGTGTGCATCTGTGGGATGTTGATGGCAAGCATTATTATGATTTCCTCTCGGCCTACTCGGCGGTGAATCAGGGCCATTGCCACCCACGCATCATTGGGGCCCTCACTGAGCAGGCGCAAAAGCTTACTCTCACCTCGCGGGCCTTCTTCAACGACCAGTTGGGCGCCGCCGAAAAGCAGCTGTGTGAGCTTTTCAACTACGATAAGGCGTTGCTGATGAACTCAGGCGCCGAGGCGGTGGAAACGGCTCTGAAGCTGGCCCGCAAGTGGGGCTATCAGGAAAAGGGCATTGCCCCGAACCAGGCCGTCATCATTGTAGCCGAGCACAACTTCCACGGCCGCACTACCGGTATCATCTCCTTCAGCACCGACCCCGATTCTACGGGCGGCTTCGGGCCCTACACCCCCGGCTACCAAGTGGTGCCCTACGATGACCTGGAGGCCCTAACCGAAGCTCTGCAGGATCCGCACATATGCGGTTTCCTGGTAGAGCCTATTCAGGGCGAGGCCGGCGTGATGGTGCCTTCCGATGGCTACCTGGCCAAAGCGGCGGCGCTGTGTAAAGAGCACAAGGTGCTGTTCATTGCCGACGAAATTCAGACTGGCCTAGGCCGTACCGGCGAGCTACTGGCAGTATGCTACGAAGGCGTGCACGCCGATATCCTGATTCTGGGCAAAGCCCTGAGCGGCGGTGTGTTGCCGGTATCGGCGGTGCTGGCCCGCAACGAAATTATGCTCACCATTCAGCCCGGCCAGCACGGCTCTACGTTTGGCGGTAACCCGCTGGCTAGTGTGGTGCTGCGCGCTGCCCTGGATGTGCTTCTCGACGAAAAACTGACGGAAAATGCCCGCGCCCTGGGCGAGGTATTCCGGGAGCGTATGCGCCGCGTGCAGGCCAAGCGCCCCGAAGTAGTGGAGCTGGTGCGCGGCAAAGGCCTGCTGAATGCCGTGGTCATTAAGCCCCACGCCGACGGCCGCACTGCCTGGGATGTATGCGTGACGCTGATGGAGCGCGGTGTACTGGCCAAACCTACCCACGGCGACATCATACGTTTCGCGCCGCCGCTGGTCATTACGGAAGAGCAGCTCCACGAGGCCTGCGACATAATTGAGCAAACCATACTGGAGTTCTAACCTGCTCACTATATGATATCTACAACGGACTGCCTTACTTGTAGGCAGTCCGTTTATTTTTTAGGTGGCCTATGCATTACCGTTACTCTTTATTATCCCTGCTAGTAGTTATCGGCTGTCGAAGTGAGCGGGCGGCTTTCAGTTTTCAGTCATCGGCACCGGCTAGGCCACTATTTGTGCCAGCTCCGATAGCTACAAATGCTACGGCTGCTAAAGCTTCGTCAATCTCGCCATCAGCTTCACCGCTTCTTTCCAGGCAGCCGCAAGCACGTACCGCTAAACGGTACGCTGCTCAACTCCCGAAAGCTACCCGAGTGCTGCCGCCGCGCAGAAGTGGCCTAGGCCACTCCGAAACCACTCGCCATACCTCCGCGTACGGCAAAGCGCGACGCCAGCCCCGGCACCCTTCCCGCGATTATACCCCGCTGGTTATGGCAACCCTGTTGGTAGCCCTTGGGTCGCTGCTGCTTATTGGGGCAGCAACGGCTCTTACCTCGTCGTTTATCCCGCTGATTGGCGTTCTGCTCATCGTTTTGGGCGGGGTTGTCTACTTTCACTGGCGTTACGAATAGCTTATCTGATTCACCCTTACCGCACCTGCAATGCCGCTTCGGCTACCCTACTTCTACCGGCTGCACCGTCAGACCCTTTCCGTTTTTTTACTAGTAGCCAGCGCACTTTTCAGCGGCTGTCGTAGCGAGCAGGTCGCTTTTCAGTTCAGGCCTGCCGCCGGCGCTGAGCAGCTAACAGCCCCCATCAACAGGCCTACACCAGCTGCGGGTTTGGCAGGGCCGGCCACCCCAGAAGCAAACTCGCAGCAGCCTGAAGTGGCCTACGCGCCAGCAGCAACCCCGAAGCTCATTAGGAACCACCAGGCCAAGGCTCAGGTATCTGCTACTACCAAACCCGCTTTGTCTGTCCGTAAAGTGACCTACCGTACGCTGGTGCGTTGGCAAGCTTTGCGGCCGAAGACGGGAACGGCTAGCCGGCCGCACACAGCTCAGCTGCGCGAGACCGGGCATCTGGTGATGGGCATTGCGCTCGTGGCAGCGGGAGTAGTGGCCGGCGTGCTACTAGGCGGCTGGCTAGGCCTAGGGGTGGGAGCTGCCGTGGTTATTCTGGGATACTACTTCCTGGGGCTGGCCTTTGGGGGCAAGCACGCGTGGCAGGAAGTGTTTCAAGAGTTCTTCAACATGTAGGCCACTTTCACCTGGCAGAATAGCCCGTTGGGAGCTGTAGGTCAGTCGCTAACCGATGAAATACCTCGGCTGGCATGGCTCATTAGTCGGTTGGCCGAGTTAGCCAGCGCAGGGATAGGGCACGCAGTAGTTTTGTTTCACTACTACTCCAAAGTCCTACTATTATGCGTGCTCTTCTACTGATTCTATTTTGTGGTGTTGTTTCGATGCTGGCCAGCTGCCAGACCAGCCGTCCGGCTTTCGTATCGCATCCGTTCAAGAACGTAGTAGACATGCCCTCCGACACGACCCGCAAGGTTATCGTGCTCCACGATTCGCAAGGCCCGCAAGGCACCCGTGTGGCCATGACGGCAGCTCAGGCTGCTGAGTTCAGCCAGCAGTAGGCCACTATTTCTCCGGTGCTGCGCTCTGCCCAGCACTGGTTTCGACCTGATTTTCACACACCGCCGCTCGCCGTGCCGCACCCGTTTCTGGGAGTAGCGCGGCGTTTTGGCGTGCAGGCTAATTAGCGAGGTCTGCAACCTTACCTTTGCCAGCGCTGTTCTATTCCGTCTCATTTCTGAAAACAACGCATGGCCATTCTCCCCACGCATCGTCCGCGCCGCAACCGCAAGTCCGAAGTTATCCGCAACATGGTGCAGGAAACCAACTTGTCGGTGCACGATTTTATTTATCCCGTCTTCCTGATTGAAGGGCAAAATCAGCAGCTCGAAATTCACTCCATGCCCGGCATTCACCGCTTCTCCGCCGACCGCCTGATTGATGAAATCGGGCGCTGCGTGGAGTTGGGCATCAAAAGCTTCGCTCCTTTTCCCAGCATTAATGATGGGCTGAAAGACCGGCTGGCCAAGGAAAGCGCCAACCCCGAGGGCTTGTATCTCAAAACGGTAGCCGATATCAAGCGGCAGTTCCCGGATATCGTCATCATGACCGATGTGGCGATGGACCCGTACTCCTCCGACGGCCACGACGGCGTAGTGGACGCTGAATCGGGCGAAATCCTGAACGATGCTTCCCTGGAAGTGCTCGGCCAGATGGCCCTGGCCCAAGCCCGCGCCGGCGCCGATATCATTGGGCCCAGTGATATGATGGATGGCCGCGTAGCCTGGATTCGGGAGGTGCTCGATAGCAACGCCTTCTCGCACGTGAGCATCATGAGCTATACCGCCAAGTACGCCTCGGCGTTCTACGGCCCATTCCGCGACGCGCTGGACTCGGCCCCCAAGAAAGGCGACAAGAAAAGCTACCAGATGAACCCCGCCAACCGCCGCGAGGCCCTGCGCGAACTGGCCCTCGATGAGCAGGAAGGCGCCGACATGGTCATGATAAAGCCGGCCCTGAGTTACCTCGACGTGATTCGGGAGGTGCGCGACAATACGCATCTGCCCGTGACGGCCTACAACGTATCGGGCGAGTATGCCATGGTGAAAGCCGCTGCCCAAAACGGCTGGCTCGATGGCGAAAAGACCATGATGGAAGTACTCATGAGCATC
Proteins encoded in this region:
- the hemB gene encoding porphobilinogen synthase → MAILPTHRPRRNRKSEVIRNMVQETNLSVHDFIYPVFLIEGQNQQLEIHSMPGIHRFSADRLIDEIGRCVELGIKSFAPFPSINDGLKDRLAKESANPEGLYLKTVADIKRQFPDIVIMTDVAMDPYSSDGHDGVVDAESGEILNDASLEVLGQMALAQARAGADIIGPSDMMDGRVAWIREVLDSNAFSHVSIMSYTAKYASAFYGPFRDALDSAPKKGDKKSYQMNPANRREALRELALDEQEGADMVMIKPALSYLDVIREVRDNTHLPVTAYNVSGEYAMVKAAAQNGWLDGEKTMMEVLMSIKRAGADAILTYFAKEAAEVLRRG
- the rocD gene encoding ornithine--oxo-acid transaminase; protein product: MSATTSHTSAPTLRGRSQELMALEDQYGAHNYHPLPVVLNRGEGVHLWDVDGKHYYDFLSAYSAVNQGHCHPRIIGALTEQAQKLTLTSRAFFNDQLGAAEKQLCELFNYDKALLMNSGAEAVETALKLARKWGYQEKGIAPNQAVIIVAEHNFHGRTTGIISFSTDPDSTGGFGPYTPGYQVVPYDDLEALTEALQDPHICGFLVEPIQGEAGVMVPSDGYLAKAAALCKEHKVLFIADEIQTGLGRTGELLAVCYEGVHADILILGKALSGGVLPVSAVLARNEIMLTIQPGQHGSTFGGNPLASVVLRAALDVLLDEKLTENARALGEVFRERMRRVQAKRPEVVELVRGKGLLNAVVIKPHADGRTAWDVCVTLMERGVLAKPTHGDIIRFAPPLVITEEQLHEACDIIEQTILEF
- a CDS encoding DUF2314 domain-containing protein, producing MTSRTILGLLLCNSLLCLGTLTAGAQQLRNDAPVSANAPTDRPLSVLKTEDDKGLHQLDKVIAPAVKQARRTLPQAKQRFQSGLAAGQAFFLTTRIYDADGRFEQVFVRVREWQGSSIKGIIASDLAVVQQYQTGQLIEFPEKAVLDWTISQPDGSEEGNFVGKLMDTLQ